In the Fibrobacter sp. UWR3 genome, one interval contains:
- a CDS encoding glycoside hydrolase family 44 protein: MNKNLRRISKTAAAILGLCAGASFAAQNVVIVDDLHPGVVIDKQNMMAADLAIWNPPSRYYDMTSALVDGGYTLFRFPNGSLSNDYHWNGIGSYDSTGLWTADTTKWARGFLGETIYRGTTKDNYGFVRRSHLADGKKETMWWGEILDPVDPPWIVVEFPEKMNLDSLQIDWGELRPKAFEFAYWTEDYAEYPGVHQALENKLKTESVVRVNSETTKYKFKQIRTRYVAIRFKTPDLPSKGVQIREMKLFSGESDLLEGNNYKFYAMSTRNGDKARTDWTDIKWDFEAFMEYIKTLPNAQAVICVNAGTGTSKEAAAWVRYANKVKGYNIRQWQIGNELDGEWEESGPISARHYAARYLEYARAMKAVDSTIILHGPLFSTHKMLQKGAGLLDGKYWMEEFLRIVGEAEKKDGKRYLDVVDLHNYPYWTPNEPKPAEMLKAMLDVGPNMDTLDVWMKRHLEGERRVFLSEFSTCVQGFSLLMDYPQATAVASIFAQHAMRFGNRLQVLPWDAFGNLFKGPDDTWGTISMTALLKEGSWNYWKSLEPTAEYYGMYMTYKQFLEDGFAVLPVSSTSPDVEAYAIGKGDSVRVMLVNLSEVPQVVQVDRASVGANGNDAGVGKGDLVRTEVDIFGAEQFKWVGTRQDAFPYPKMGPSGRRINPSKSKDITIPAFGLAVVRINPKVVGLDKATKEDAATPQIISASLEKKVLLAGDTIDLFVTAVQENGQLTNGSVSVGNWGKRGMIEVAAVPDDGKWNASIESFHVKIPIPPEMYSAPRELRVVVRGLGGKVTALNIPFRVRGAYRTTMAMQRFDSGLDAVDWYPVANGDNATTIGAKVFNGAPPHGGFIRHDFQIEQPSAQSWPNFAGAYYVIPEEVHNSVGIVFDYATNHNNPDGYFEVQIASSQVEDYDEFMVRLKNTRGSWVRDTLIWENMKQEGWGKTIPQLDPTKIKNFAFRARHSGMGYISLDNIYLLGEDGEEIPMPRGLRRLR; this comes from the coding sequence ATGAATAAGAATCTCCGCCGCATTTCGAAAACGGCTGCTGCCATCCTTGGCCTTTGTGCGGGCGCTTCTTTTGCCGCTCAGAACGTGGTGATTGTCGATGACCTGCATCCGGGCGTCGTTATCGACAAGCAGAACATGATGGCGGCGGACCTTGCGATTTGGAACCCGCCCAGCCGTTACTACGATATGACCAGTGCGCTCGTGGATGGCGGCTACACGCTGTTCCGCTTCCCGAACGGGAGCCTTTCGAACGATTATCACTGGAACGGAATCGGCAGCTACGATAGCACCGGGCTTTGGACCGCGGATACTACGAAGTGGGCGCGCGGATTTTTGGGCGAGACGATTTACCGCGGTACGACGAAGGACAACTACGGCTTTGTTCGCAGGAGTCACCTTGCCGACGGCAAGAAGGAAACGATGTGGTGGGGCGAAATCCTCGACCCGGTGGACCCGCCGTGGATAGTGGTGGAATTTCCGGAGAAGATGAATCTTGACTCGCTGCAGATTGACTGGGGTGAATTGCGCCCGAAGGCGTTCGAGTTCGCGTACTGGACCGAGGACTATGCCGAATATCCGGGCGTGCACCAGGCGCTCGAAAACAAGCTGAAGACGGAATCCGTGGTGCGCGTGAACTCCGAGACGACCAAGTACAAGTTCAAGCAGATCCGCACCCGCTACGTAGCGATACGCTTCAAGACTCCCGACCTGCCGAGCAAGGGCGTGCAGATTCGCGAGATGAAGCTGTTCAGCGGCGAGAGTGACTTGCTCGAGGGCAACAACTACAAGTTCTACGCGATGTCTACGCGCAATGGCGACAAGGCCCGCACGGACTGGACCGACATCAAGTGGGATTTCGAAGCGTTTATGGAATACATCAAGACGCTCCCGAACGCGCAGGCCGTGATTTGCGTGAACGCGGGCACGGGAACTTCGAAGGAAGCCGCCGCCTGGGTGCGATATGCAAACAAAGTAAAAGGCTACAACATCAGGCAGTGGCAAATCGGTAACGAACTCGACGGCGAGTGGGAAGAATCGGGCCCGATTTCGGCAAGGCATTATGCGGCACGTTACCTGGAATACGCCCGCGCGATGAAGGCCGTGGATTCTACGATTATCTTGCATGGTCCGCTGTTCAGCACGCACAAGATGCTGCAGAAGGGCGCGGGCCTGCTCGATGGCAAGTACTGGATGGAAGAATTCCTGCGCATTGTGGGCGAGGCCGAAAAGAAGGATGGCAAGCGCTACCTCGACGTGGTGGACCTGCATAATTATCCGTACTGGACGCCCAACGAGCCGAAGCCCGCCGAAATGCTCAAGGCGATGCTTGACGTGGGCCCGAACATGGACACGCTCGACGTGTGGATGAAGCGCCACCTCGAAGGTGAACGCCGTGTGTTCCTCTCGGAATTCAGCACGTGCGTGCAGGGATTTAGTTTGCTTATGGATTACCCGCAGGCGACCGCGGTGGCGAGCATCTTTGCCCAGCACGCGATGCGTTTTGGTAACCGCCTGCAGGTGCTCCCGTGGGATGCGTTCGGCAACCTGTTCAAGGGCCCGGACGATACCTGGGGTACCATCAGCATGACGGCGCTGTTGAAGGAAGGTTCCTGGAACTACTGGAAGTCGCTGGAACCGACCGCGGAATATTACGGCATGTACATGACGTACAAGCAGTTCCTGGAAGACGGTTTTGCCGTGCTGCCCGTTTCGAGCACGAGCCCCGATGTGGAGGCGTATGCGATTGGCAAGGGCGATTCCGTGCGTGTGATGCTTGTGAACTTGTCCGAAGTCCCGCAGGTGGTGCAGGTGGACCGCGCAAGCGTCGGCGCGAACGGGAACGATGCCGGAGTGGGCAAGGGCGACCTGGTGCGTACCGAGGTGGACATCTTTGGCGCAGAGCAGTTCAAGTGGGTGGGGACCCGGCAGGATGCCTTCCCGTACCCGAAAATGGGCCCGAGCGGGCGCCGCATAAACCCGAGCAAGTCGAAGGACATCACGATTCCCGCGTTCGGGCTTGCCGTGGTGCGCATCAACCCGAAGGTTGTCGGGCTTGACAAGGCGACGAAGGAGGATGCGGCGACCCCGCAAATCATTTCCGCATCCCTCGAGAAGAAGGTGCTCCTTGCGGGCGATACGATAGACCTGTTCGTGACGGCGGTGCAGGAAAACGGCCAGCTTACGAACGGCTCTGTGAGCGTGGGTAACTGGGGCAAGCGCGGCATGATCGAGGTAGCCGCCGTTCCCGATGACGGCAAGTGGAATGCGTCCATCGAGAGCTTCCACGTGAAAATTCCGATTCCGCCCGAAATGTATTCCGCCCCGCGGGAACTCCGCGTTGTTGTACGGGGGCTCGGGGGCAAGGTGACTGCCCTCAACATCCCGTTCCGCGTGCGTGGCGCCTACCGTACGACGATGGCGATGCAGAGATTCGACAGCGGCCTCGATGCGGTTGACTGGTACCCAGTGGCAAACGGCGATAATGCGACAACTATCGGCGCGAAGGTGTTTAACGGCGCGCCCCCGCACGGAGGCTTTATCCGCCATGACTTCCAGATTGAGCAGCCGTCTGCACAGAGCTGGCCGAACTTCGCGGGCGCCTACTACGTGATACCCGAAGAAGTCCACAACTCCGTGGGCATCGTGTTCGACTACGCGACGAACCACAACAATCCCGACGGCTACTTCGAAGTGCAGATTGCTAGCAGCCAGGTGGAAGACTACGACGAATTCATGGTCCGCCTCAAGAACACCCGCGGTTCATGGGTGCGCGACACGCTCATCTGGGAGAACATGAAACAGGAAGGCTGGGGCAAGACTATCCCGCAGCTCGACCCGACCAAAATCAAGAACTTCGCCTTCCGCGCACGCCATAGCGGTATGGGCTACATCAGCCTTGACAACATCTACCTGCTTGGCGAAGACGGCGAGGAAATCCCGATGCCGCGCGGGCTGAGAAGACTGAGGTAA
- a CDS encoding branched-chain amino acid aminotransferase: MNTVDWKTLPFGYYDTDYNVRCYYRDGKWGKVELSSSKDISIHMAATCLHYGQEGFEGLKAYTGKDGKVRIFRVDENAKRMQNTANRVLMAVPPVELFREMVHTVVKANARFIPPYGHGATLYIRPLLIGTSPEVGVKPSDEYLLLMFVTPVGPYFKDGFKPVDMMISRNYDRAAPQGTGTVKVGGNYAASLLSLAEAKKLGYSSTIYLDAKEKKYIDECGPANFFGIKGKTYVTPKSESILPSITNKSLQQLAEHLGYTVERRQVPFEELAEFSETAECGTAAVITPIKKIVDPVAGKEFTYGDGKNPGPVCTELFTKYTAIQFGEAPDPFGWTEVVDV, encoded by the coding sequence TTGAACACTGTCGATTGGAAGACGCTCCCCTTCGGTTATTACGATACCGATTACAATGTCCGCTGCTACTACCGCGATGGCAAGTGGGGCAAGGTTGAACTTTCTTCTTCCAAGGACATCAGCATCCACATGGCCGCTACCTGCTTGCATTACGGCCAGGAAGGTTTTGAAGGCCTCAAGGCTTACACGGGCAAGGACGGCAAGGTCCGTATCTTCCGCGTTGACGAGAATGCGAAGCGCATGCAGAACACCGCGAACCGCGTGCTCATGGCCGTTCCGCCGGTCGAACTGTTCCGCGAGATGGTCCACACAGTGGTGAAGGCCAACGCCCGCTTTATTCCGCCGTACGGTCACGGTGCAACGCTCTACATCCGCCCGCTCCTCATCGGTACGAGCCCGGAAGTCGGCGTGAAGCCCTCCGACGAATACCTGCTGTTGATGTTCGTGACTCCGGTGGGTCCGTACTTCAAGGACGGTTTCAAGCCGGTCGACATGATGATTAGCCGCAACTATGACCGCGCCGCTCCGCAGGGCACGGGTACGGTGAAGGTCGGCGGTAACTACGCTGCCAGCTTGCTCTCCCTCGCCGAGGCCAAGAAGCTTGGTTACTCCAGCACGATTTATCTGGACGCGAAGGAAAAGAAGTACATCGACGAATGCGGTCCGGCAAACTTCTTCGGTATCAAGGGCAAGACCTACGTGACCCCGAAGTCCGAATCCATTCTGCCGTCGATTACGAACAAGAGCTTGCAGCAGCTGGCTGAACACCTCGGTTACACCGTGGAACGCCGCCAGGTTCCGTTTGAAGAACTCGCTGAATTCTCCGAAACGGCTGAATGCGGTACCGCCGCCGTGATTACCCCGATCAAGAAGATTGTGGATCCGGTTGCCGGCAAGGAATTCACCTACGGTGACGGCAAGAATCCGGGCCCGGTCTGCACGGAACTCTTCACGAAGTACACTGCTATCCAGTTCGGCGAAGCTCCCGACCCGTTCGGCTGGACTGAAGTGGTCGACGTGTAA
- a CDS encoding citrate synthase has product MSEKATLNYNGKSYELSVVEGSEGEHGLDISTLRKDSGLVTLDYGYLNTGSTKSAITFVDGEKGILRYRGYSIEDLAEKATFPETAWLLIYGELPTQEQLGHFRTLLTENALLHENLLHFFREMPPSAHPMGILSSIVNAVGLFTPRFYDDENIASAFELTTAGLISKIRTIAAFAYKASIGEPFVYPEAERSYCSNFLNMMFSSKARPYHPDPIMERALNTLLIVHADHEQNCSTSTVRMVGSSQANLYASICAGICALWGPLHGGANQAVLETLLRIQQSGMTIEQVMDKAKDKKDPFRLSGFGHRVYKSYDPRAKVLKKLMYQVFEREHVHDPLLDIAIKLEEAALKDDYFIARKLYPNVDFYSGILYRAMGIPTNMLTVMFAIGRLPGWIAHWKEMHDDPNSKINRPRQIYTGYTERPWIDRDKR; this is encoded by the coding sequence ATGTCCGAAAAGGCTACACTGAACTATAATGGCAAGAGCTACGAACTAAGCGTGGTGGAAGGTTCCGAGGGCGAACACGGCCTCGACATCAGCACGCTGCGCAAGGATTCCGGGCTTGTCACGCTGGATTACGGCTACCTGAACACGGGCAGCACCAAGAGCGCCATTACGTTTGTTGACGGCGAAAAGGGCATCCTCCGCTACCGAGGCTACTCCATCGAAGATCTTGCCGAGAAGGCGACCTTCCCCGAGACCGCGTGGCTCCTGATTTACGGAGAACTCCCCACGCAGGAACAGCTCGGGCACTTCCGCACGCTCCTTACCGAGAATGCGCTCCTGCACGAGAACCTGCTGCACTTCTTCCGCGAAATGCCGCCGAGTGCACACCCGATGGGCATCCTCAGTTCCATCGTGAACGCCGTGGGCCTCTTTACCCCGCGCTTCTACGACGACGAAAACATCGCGAGCGCCTTCGAACTCACGACCGCAGGCCTTATTTCCAAGATCCGCACCATCGCCGCCTTCGCCTACAAGGCAAGCATCGGCGAACCGTTCGTTTATCCGGAAGCAGAACGCAGCTACTGCAGCAACTTCCTCAACATGATGTTCAGCAGCAAGGCCCGCCCCTACCACCCGGACCCGATCATGGAACGCGCGCTCAACACGCTCCTGATTGTGCATGCCGACCACGAGCAGAACTGCTCCACGTCGACCGTGCGCATGGTGGGCAGCTCGCAGGCGAACCTCTACGCGAGTATCTGTGCGGGCATCTGCGCCCTGTGGGGCCCGCTCCACGGCGGTGCGAACCAGGCCGTGCTCGAAACGCTCCTGCGCATCCAGCAGAGCGGCATGACCATCGAACAGGTGATGGACAAGGCCAAGGACAAGAAGGACCCGTTCCGCCTTTCCGGATTCGGCCACCGCGTGTACAAGAGCTACGACCCGCGCGCCAAGGTGCTCAAGAAACTCATGTACCAGGTGTTCGAGCGCGAGCACGTGCACGACCCGCTCCTGGATATCGCCATCAAGCTCGAAGAAGCCGCCCTGAAGGACGACTACTTCATCGCGCGCAAGCTCTACCCGAACGTGGACTTCTACTCGGGCATCCTCTACCGCGCCATGGGCATCCCGACGAACATGCTCACCGTGATGTTCGCCATCGGGCGACTCCCCGGCTGGATCGCCCACTGGAAGGAAATGCACGACGACCCGAATTCCAAGATCAACCGTCCGCGCCAGATTTACACCGGCTACACGGAACGGCCTTGGATTGACAGGGACAAGCGATAA
- a CDS encoding fibrobacter succinogenes major paralogous domain-containing protein, whose amino-acid sequence MALMRFLVIGFVVAVLVACGDDDSSDFATRPSGDSSSACEDCDGSSSSKAKSSSSKDVTSKSSDSETRESSSSKNGDAGTESGMTSSSAKSSSSEKQGDGGSSAAMTSSSAKSSSSSGVPEGYVAPSTVVTGIMTDERDGKTYKTVTIGTQTWMAENLNYEQLQPTAELDSSSFCYNDSVSYCEKYGRLYLWSAAIDSAGTWSSDGKGCGYGVRCFPDTPLRGVCPAGWRLPRKSDWNKLFAAVGGKSTADEKLRSNSGWKLNDNDLDAYSFAALPAGWRHLYGNFVSEGYYAYFWCSNVNNALQACCLSLDNESAVLSYHDMSGGNSVRCIKDEFYKQSSSSSAAPSSSAPEGYVDPSTVVKGTMTDERDGQTYKTVTIGTQTWMAENLNYAYTDVPYEYQGYTSDSASWCYHDNPDSCAKYGRLYTWAVAMDSMGTWTTNGMGCGEGNTCTPTYPVRGICPEGWHLPTMAELDTLRISAGRQFTAGKLLKSVRGWTNRGNGTDAYAFSALPAGYRFFRGNYSDEGSYTNFWSSTENDSTEAYYLDLLYIGDGANMGSYGKYFGSSVRCVQDSE is encoded by the coding sequence ATGGCTTTGATGCGTTTTCTGGTGATTGGTTTTGTGGTGGCGGTGCTGGTTGCATGCGGTGACGACGACAGCAGCGATTTTGCGACACGCCCGAGTGGGGATTCTTCGTCTGCTTGCGAGGACTGCGACGGTTCGAGCAGTTCGAAGGCGAAGTCCAGCAGTTCCAAGGACGTCACATCGAAGTCGAGCGATAGCGAGACAAGGGAGTCTAGTAGCAGTAAAAACGGCGATGCCGGAACTGAGTCCGGCATGACATCAAGCAGTGCAAAGTCTTCTTCTAGTGAAAAACAGGGCGATGGCGGCTCTTCGGCCGCCATGACGAGTAGTTCGGCGAAGTCTTCGTCGAGTAGCGGTGTCCCCGAGGGGTATGTAGCCCCTTCGACTGTAGTTACGGGAATTATGACTGACGAGCGTGATGGAAAGACTTACAAGACGGTTACCATCGGCACGCAGACGTGGATGGCGGAGAACCTGAACTACGAACAATTGCAGCCAACTGCGGAATTAGATTCCTCTAGTTTCTGCTATAATGATAGTGTGAGTTATTGCGAGAAATATGGTCGCCTGTATCTGTGGAGTGCGGCTATAGATAGTGCAGGCACGTGGAGCTCAGATGGAAAGGGGTGTGGTTATGGAGTGAGATGTTTTCCGGATACTCCGTTGCGTGGCGTATGTCCTGCGGGCTGGCGATTGCCTAGGAAATCAGATTGGAATAAACTTTTCGCTGCCGTTGGCGGGAAATCTACAGCGGATGAAAAACTCAGATCCAATAGTGGCTGGAAACTTAACGACAACGACTTAGACGCCTATTCCTTTGCTGCGTTGCCTGCCGGCTGGAGGCACCTCTATGGGAATTTCGTCAGCGAGGGCTACTATGCGTATTTCTGGTGCTCTAATGTGAACAATGCCCTCCAAGCGTGTTGTTTGAGTCTGGATAATGAATCTGCGGTCCTGTCCTACCACGATATGTCTGGTGGCAATTCTGTTCGTTGTATCAAAGATGAATTCTATAAGCAAAGTTCATCGTCAAGTGCTGCGCCAAGTAGCAGTGCCCCCGAGGGGTATGTGGATCCATCGACTGTAGTTAAGGGAACCATGACAGATGAGCGTGATGGCCAGACCTACAAAACGGTGACTATTGGTACGCAGACTTGGATGGCGGAAAACCTCAACTATGCTTACACAGATGTTCCTTATGAGTATCAGGGGTACACTTCCGATTCCGCTAGCTGGTGCTATCACGATAATCCGGACAGTTGTGCCAAATACGGTCGCCTTTACACTTGGGCTGTTGCGATGGATAGTATGGGGACATGGACTACAAACGGTATGGGTTGTGGTGAAGGCAATACTTGCACGCCGACTTATCCGGTGAGAGGCATATGCCCCGAGGGCTGGCACTTGCCTACGATGGCTGAGTTAGATACTTTGCGTATTTCAGCTGGTAGGCAATTTACAGCGGGCAAGTTGCTCAAGTCCGTTAGAGGCTGGACGAATAGGGGTAACGGAACGGACGCCTACGCTTTCTCGGCTTTGCCTGCTGGTTACCGGTTCTTCAGAGGAAATTACAGCGATGAAGGTAGCTATACGAATTTCTGGAGTTCTACTGAGAACGATAGCACCGAAGCATACTATTTGGATTTGCTCTACATCGGTGACGGTGCGAACATGGGTAGCTATGGCAAGTACTTCGGAAGCTCTGTCCGTTGCGTCCAGGACTCTGAATAA
- a CDS encoding DUF1232 domain-containing protein, which translates to MDKEPEVFDVKDMNGASPLQKGLAVFFVIMSLLYTASPIDLAPDAIPVVGWIDDIGFLVTATMNAVQQFTKDQNSAMVKILKYAKWFMVIAVVIAALLLGGLIAAIVALVVK; encoded by the coding sequence ATGGATAAAGAACCCGAAGTTTTCGATGTGAAGGATATGAACGGCGCTTCGCCCCTGCAAAAGGGGCTCGCTGTGTTTTTCGTCATTATGTCGCTTTTGTACACGGCATCGCCCATCGACTTGGCTCCCGATGCCATTCCTGTGGTGGGCTGGATTGACGACATCGGATTCCTCGTGACTGCGACCATGAATGCGGTTCAGCAGTTCACAAAGGACCAGAATAGCGCCATGGTGAAAATCTTAAAATACGCCAAATGGTTTATGGTCATCGCCGTCGTAATCGCCGCGCTGTTGCTCGGCGGTTTGATTGCAGCGATTGTGGCGTTGGTGGTGAAGTAA
- a CDS encoding aminotransferase class I/II-fold pyridoxal phosphate-dependent enzyme: MSYNPLAEQANAELSANGCNVLSMLSERGKAIFFPRKGILGQGAEAKGSEINATIGTALEDDGSPLVLDCVLKSLNLPKQAFLYAPSFGNPDLRKAWKEQIVRKNPSLAGKQFSNPVVTCALTHAISCAGYLFLDPGDEVIIPDLYWDNYELVFVNSCGAKIKTFNTFKDGGFDTEALKAALAESKSQKKVVLLNFPNNPTGYTATEKEAVEIAKILTDCAAAGNKVVALLDDAYFGLVYEEGVTKESLFVKLLEANENLLAVKLDGPTKEDYVWGFRVGFMTFGFKGASEAQLKALEDKAAGTVRGNISNAPSISQRILLAAYQSPEYVDQKAEKYATLKKRYDIIKDVLASHPEYKEAFEAMPCNSGYFMCIKPKGVDAEELRQKLIKDYSTGTIMLSGLIRIAFSAVPTEKLGKLFENIYNCILKMK; this comes from the coding sequence ATGAGCTACAATCCTCTCGCCGAACAAGCAAACGCGGAACTCTCCGCAAACGGCTGCAACGTTCTCTCCATGCTCTCCGAAAGGGGCAAGGCAATCTTCTTCCCGCGCAAGGGCATTCTGGGCCAGGGCGCCGAAGCCAAGGGCTCCGAAATCAACGCGACCATCGGCACCGCCCTCGAAGACGACGGGAGCCCGCTCGTGCTTGACTGCGTGCTCAAGAGCCTGAACCTCCCCAAGCAGGCGTTCCTGTACGCCCCGAGTTTCGGCAACCCCGACCTCCGCAAGGCCTGGAAGGAACAGATTGTCCGCAAGAACCCGAGCCTCGCCGGCAAGCAGTTCAGCAACCCGGTCGTGACCTGTGCTTTGACCCACGCCATCAGCTGCGCGGGCTACCTCTTCCTTGACCCGGGTGACGAAGTCATCATCCCTGACCTCTACTGGGACAACTACGAGCTCGTGTTCGTGAACAGCTGCGGCGCGAAGATCAAGACGTTCAACACCTTCAAGGACGGCGGGTTCGATACCGAAGCCCTCAAGGCCGCCCTCGCCGAAAGCAAGAGCCAGAAGAAGGTCGTTCTCCTGAACTTCCCGAACAACCCGACCGGCTACACCGCCACCGAGAAGGAAGCGGTCGAAATCGCGAAGATCCTCACCGACTGCGCCGCCGCGGGCAACAAGGTCGTGGCCCTGCTTGACGACGCCTACTTCGGACTCGTTTACGAGGAAGGCGTGACCAAGGAATCCCTGTTCGTGAAGCTGCTCGAGGCCAACGAGAACCTGCTCGCCGTCAAGCTCGACGGTCCCACCAAGGAAGACTACGTGTGGGGCTTCCGCGTCGGGTTCATGACCTTCGGTTTCAAGGGCGCAAGCGAAGCACAGCTCAAGGCCCTCGAAGACAAGGCCGCCGGTACGGTCCGCGGCAACATCTCTAACGCCCCGAGCATCAGCCAGAGGATCTTGCTCGCCGCCTACCAGAGCCCCGAATACGTGGACCAGAAGGCCGAGAAGTACGCTACCCTCAAGAAGCGCTACGACATCATCAAGGACGTGCTCGCAAGCCACCCGGAATACAAGGAAGCCTTCGAGGCCATGCCGTGCAACAGCGGTTACTTTATGTGCATCAAGCCGAAGGGCGTGGATGCCGAGGAACTCCGCCAGAAGCTCATCAAGGACTACAGCACGGGCACCATCATGCTTTCGGGCCTTATCCGCATCGCTTTCAGCGCCGTCCCGACCGAAAAACTCGGCAAGCTGTTCGAAAATATTTATAATTGCATTTTGAAGATGAAATAA